The Nicotiana sylvestris chromosome 6, ASM39365v2, whole genome shotgun sequence genomic sequence TGATTCCTTTAACtttttccccaagtttaattctactattttgattcACTAGGATGTTCGGTGTCCTGTTTctgagagttttgggacacttagtccctaaatgagagcttaagtgttagaaagttgattGTAGCTGGAACAGTATGAAGATgtcctcggaatggaaatctgatggttccgttagctccgttgggtgatttcgggcttagaggcgtgttcggaatgtgttttggaggtccatagctaatttaggcttgaaatgctgaaagttgaatttttgaagtttctggtccgATAGTGACATATTGAtctaagggtcagaatggaattccagaagttggagtagctccatagtgttgaatgtgacgtgtgtgcaaaatttcaggtcattcggacgaggtttgatggactttttgatcgaaagcgtattttgagaattttggagttcttaggcttgaatccatggttaattcgaggttttaaagttgttttaggtattttaaggattggtacaagtttggatggtggtttgTGACTtcttggtgcttttggttgaggtcccggaggcctcaggATGATTACGGATGGTTGACAGAATGATTTTTGAATtaaagttgcagcttcagctactggttctgtcataaccacacctgcggtttgggttccgcaggtgcggcaccgcagaagcggctcaacAGTCGCAGAAGCGGAGGTGAGGAAAGGGCCAGATTCCGTAGATGCGGTCAGGTAACCGCAGAAGCGACACCACATCTGCGGTAATGCAGTCACAGGTGCAGAGAGTCCTCCTTAagtgagaagtcgcagatgcgacctttggtccgcaaaagcgggacccaAATGCGGAAATAGCTGGGCaggaaatttcgagggtttagtttcaaaagttggaaattcgatttggatcTTAGGAGAGggagattttgagaggaaattgaagaggagatcattgggtaacgattctttaaccccttttagttatattccatcaatctatagttagtttcatcatttaattttagATTGGAGATGAAAAACTTGGAAAacgttggaagaaagttcttagacctagaattcgacttttgattaggaatttgaccttagatttggataattttggtatgcatgaactcgtgagagcgcgaggattctgaaaatataaattttacccaattccgagatgtgagcctaaggggcattttggttattttacataattttgcgtattagcttagaatttaattgtataatcagttacttgaagtgctatttacattatgcaattgaattgaatagattttagCCATTTGGATTCGAGTACgagtggcaagagcgtggtttcaggttgattttgagccggttcgaggtaaatggcttgtctaaccttgtgtgggggacctgacccttaggatatgatatatttgataattgaaatgccttgtacatgaggtgatgagtgcgtacttgagctaattgttgaaaaatatgatttttccttaagtatttcaattgaattctttttcctgttttattctacttgtgaatttagcctgttgctagttagaagcatgtttagttgacttaattgtctattttcttaaattgccttaattgcattacgtgaagtatgttaggctagaattaactgcttacttggtacgaaatttagcttaattgggtattcttgtgttgctgttgtgtgtttttactttgggactacgagacgacatcccgggagattcccctatacgtatttatgatctgaactgaggttcgggataccaagagatccctggcatgcaTATTGAGGATaacaagagatcctcgagataccgagagatccctagcatatattgaggataccaagagatcctcgggttaccaagagatcccttgtatatattgaggataccaagagatccctagcacacattgaggataccaagagatactcgggataccaagagatcctcggctatcatccttgttatgaatGGTACTTCTTGGTGTTTGCCTTtatttctgtttccgttattgtactccatattatcctgtgtagattcttactatAGGTTCTCAATTGTACTATTTATCTTATTTTAtcatcttattatttatttaacctcagtaggtccccgaccttccttgtcactacccaaccgaggttaggctttgcagttactgagtaccgctatggtgtattTATGCCccttctatgcatgtttttcatatgcagatccaggtatcgctactcaggcctaccatccttaaggaggcgactgctctagagacttcaaggtacatctgccgcgtccacagactgagaagtccctttctattcctgctttttagTATTTATCCCTTATGTATTTTCCTATCCtatttagacattccggagttagagctatgtagtacttcttagcttgtgattcgtgggtttccgggtcttggatttatgttttggtattgagagttgaatatggtgtatgccgagtggcacatttaaacactgttattacttTATTACTGTTTAAAGTTGTTTTACTTTCCGcaaaattttggttttcttccgttatttaggcttacctagtcgtagagactaggtgccgtcatgatggttcacggagggtgaaccggggtcgtgacaagttggtatcagagctctaggttcatatgaGTCATTGAttacaagccggtttattagagtctcgctcatcggtacggagacgtctatacttatctctgagaggctatgtaactgttaggaaaaatttccgcttcttttgatttccttgtcgtgcgatattttgacatcacaattctaaacttatatcttttattctctcacagatggtgaggacatgtgctacctgagatgatcaggcacccgcaccccctactgcagccgtcagaggccggggccggggtagaggccgaggatgcgcacgtggtacagccagagcacctgcgtgagctgccgccgaggtaccaccagcagttccagccagagtccaggtgcctaacacgcctactgctaccactactccaacccttcaggagactttggcacagttcatgagcatgtacaccactctagctcatgcagggttgcttccccttgctgcagccacatctcaggccggtgGAGGAGCAAATACTCCCGCCGcccacactcctgagcagcgagtacATGTTGAGCaagtccttgagattattcctatACCGTCTGCAGTGCCAGTTTAGCTCGAGGATAGGGCAGCAacttccgaggaggagcagctgaggcttgagaggttcaagaagtacaagcctcctgtattcagcagTCTAACATCGGAGGATGccctgggatttctagatgagagttaccacattctccgtaccatgggtatatcaggatcaagcggggtttccttcactactttccagcttcgaggagccgcctatgagtggtggcgccaGCTTAAATTTtaaggtcgtaccaacccaatgtgtaagagccactatcgccagcttaaaccaaaaggtcgtactgacctagtgcgtaagagccattattgccAGCTTTGATTAAAGGTCGTGCCGACCAAATGCGCAAAAGCCTATAGGCCAACATAACAAGCCTCATGGCCAATttttaaacctaagggttttttaCTCGAAAGCTAATTCATCTGGTTAATCATTGACAAACATCGAAATACAAGACGACGAAAGACACACACAAGCAAAGGGAAATGCATGCAAAATGAAACCGAAAGGCTTCCTTATACATGTATATGTGAAATAATGCAAGGCTACATTGGCAATTCTCTTTGAGAGCCCTATACCTAGAATCAGAAAAGAATTGCCTATTCTACTTTCTCCTCAGGGACTGTAGCCCCGTCGACCTCTCTCTCATTATCTTCGGCATCAAATAGGGGGAACATGGCATCGTATTCATCCACCTTGGCCTTCTCAATCTcttctaagaaatcaaagccctTAGCATGGATTTCCTTGAGGGTTTCCCTACGGGACGTGCACCGGGCATACTCACTACTTCTGCTCTCCCAATCGGAAGCCCCTCTCAACTCAGCCCGAGCATCGGCAACATCTTTTAAATAAATGGCCACTTTCCTATCAACCTTAGCCTGAATCTCTTCAACTTTAGCCCCGGCTTCCATGACCTCGGCTTTCATCTCTGAAAGGTCGGACTCGAGCCTTGCAATCCTGCTCGTTTGAACCGAGTTGTTTTCACGGGCGTTCTGGAGTTGTATCTCGAGGGTAGAAGCCTTAGCCAAAGTATTCTTCTTGGTAGCAATATGGGCATCTATTTGAGCCCTTAGATCGTTGCACTCATACTTGGCCTGGCCAACCTCACCACAAAGGCGTTCCAAATCTTCTGTCTTGTTCTGCAACcaaagtatcaaaatattaatctttGAGGATAGAAGAAGCAGCATGTATTCCCTCGGAGTAAAGGTTACCTGTTTCTCGAGGTGGGAttcgtagttcaggcttcgatTCGCCTCGTACCAAAGGTGCCTCAATTTTTTCCACCTTTTATCACAAATAAGCCTGAAGGACTTCTCCCCATCCACAGCTTTCCTCAACCTAGCTTGATAGCAAAGCAactcggacttaagcttgtcaaaggtCTATGAAAAGGGAGCTCAATGAGAAAACAAAAATGTAAAGTCAATAAACCAACAAAGTCAACCAAAGCTCACCACAGAACAAAGCCGCTGAGCCTCTTCAAAAGTTGAGCATGCATCTATTGGCCTGGTCTCACCGGCCCCAGTTGAACCGATCTCGGTGGGGACATTGTCGCTCGTGACACCGCTTGATTTAGGAAGCCCCTGGCCTCGAACATCCCTTTAAGTACCTTCATCGAGAAAAGAAGATGACGGCAAAACACttgtatccctcgaagtaccttcgacgggaaaagAAGATGACGACAAAACAcctgtatccctcgaagtaccttcgacgggaagaGAAGACGGTGGCAAAGGAAGAGCCACTCTTTCTAGGCTAGAAGCCTCGGGTGCTGCAAGCTCAGGTGATACATCTCCTTTCAGCCTCCGAGTAGGTCTTGCCTCGCCATGAGCATCTTCGTCATTCGAAGATTACTTCCGTTTGTTATCATTCCTCGGCCCCGAAGTCGACGATCCTTCCTCATCTCTAAAGGGTCATGGTCTCATCTTAGAAAATTCTCCAATACCTACAGTGACGGAGTTAATAtacataaaagaaagtaccttttaAAGAAAATAGTCCGCACTGCACGTACCATGGTGTTTGGCCTCCCATCTACCTTTGGATATATCTCGCCACTTACGCTAATCGTAAGTTGATCAAGCTGCTAGTTTTTGAGTCCAATCTGGTAGGTACGGGACCTCATATGGAAACCATGGGATCGCTGCAGAGAAGGAAAGGAAAACATCTTTATAGAGTCTACCTCCACAGTGAACAAGATGATAAAAGCACAactgtaccacttacgtgtgaaattccatttctcgaGAAATGGCAGGAACTCTACGGGGATAATGTCAACGGTCCACACTCTGACGAATCAACTCATCCACCCTCTATCCCCGTCTTCTTCAGTACTGGCAATAAAGGGCAAGGTGGATCGAAGTCGTAGAGCAATCAGGCCTTGATAATGTAAGGGTCGGTACAATCTAACGAGGAGGCCGAGGGTAAACTCGAGCCCGGCTTTATCCGCAAAGTATCttatcatcaacactatcctccaaaatgacaGGTGAACCTATGCTAGGTTAACTCTATATTTTCTGCAAAACTCGAGCACGACTCTATCTAGAGGACCCAATGTAAATGGGTACGTGTatacgttcaaaaacccctctaCATGAGTCATGATGCTCTCTTCCATGGAAGGTGCCTGCAAtaccaccttttctccccattCACAGTCTCTCCTAACCGACTTGAGGTGTTCCTCTCCTCTTCGAAATGCTCAGAAGGAGGTCGAGGCCAACTATCCCCGCAGATGGTCCTTTTTTGAGGTCACAACCCTATTCTGCCTCTTCAGCTCAAGGATCTCCGCATTCTTGGCCGCAACCTATTCCAGAAGGTGCCCCACCAGGGCATCCTTTTGACCAATCTTCAAAGTAGAACCACGATCATAAGCATCAATTCATAAGAATAAGAGGATGAGCATTTGAATGTTGTGTTACCTGCTCGGCAAAGCTGGTCCTTTCCTCGTGCACCCCCTCTATGCTTGCCCGAAGCTCACCCAACTCCTCTTCCTGTCGGGCGGAGGAAGCCTTTGACTTATTTAGATTTGAGGTGAGCTTCTCGAGTTCCTTCTCACGGCATGAGAGCGCGTCTTGGAGATTAGATAAGGCACGGTCATACAACTTCTTGGCCTACAACAAAGGCAGAAAAGTTGAGAAGGCAAGGTAAAAACTTTAAGCACAAATGGTATGTTGAGAATATTACCTGCTGTTGAAGCTTCTCGGCCTCCTCAAGAGCGACGGGGGCTTCGAGGTCTGTGTCCATGTCGATGCCAATGAAGTAGTCCCCGATATTATTTTCCTCTCCATGAGAGTCCACCAAACCAGCGGTACCTGTATCCTGGGCATCCCTAATCTCCCCCGAAGAAAATGAAGGGCCCGATTTAAAGCCACCCAGGGCATCTATTTCTGTAAGGATCTCTTCTCGACCCCGGGAAACTTCGGGTTCAGGCCCTCCGAAATTGCCAGCAAATATTTCATCGATATGGACTGTGCCATGTCTAACTTGAAGCTCGTGGACTGCGCCCGAaccctcctcgagggtctcctcATCACGGGTTAGGTCCATATTTACCATTACCGGCTCGGAGGCCTTGCGCCCAATAGCCTACAGAACATCCGTACCCCGTCTGGCGCTTTGTATCAAAGGgcgatcatcatcatcatcatcacctttGTTTTCGGTATGGGGACTTGCCACAGCAGCCGAAGTCTAGACCGTGGCGTCGATCTTAATTGAAGACTCGGTCAAAGCTTCCTTCATCCTCTTCTTACCCTTGCCAGGTTTTGAGGTTCCTTCTTCACCAGTGGGAGCCAGCCTCATCAACGTACCTTCCCCGAGGCCTACACAAGCATGACATATCAAACTCACCACCATAATGAATACTCATAAGAAATTTGGCAACAAGAGTAAGAAGTGCTTACTATGGTTTTTATCCTACCACCGTGTCTTGACAAAATCTTTCCAAGCACGCCCACA encodes the following:
- the LOC138870877 gene encoding uncharacterized protein, translating into MDLTRDEETLEEGSGAVHELQVRHGTVHIDEIFAGNFGGPEPEVSRGREEILTEIDALGGFKSGPSFSSGEIRDAQDTGTAGLVDSHGEENNIGDYFIGIDMDTDLEAPVALEEAEKLQQQAKKLYDRALSNLQDALSCREKELEKLTSNLNKSKASSARQEEELGELRASIEGVHEERTSFAEQTFDKLKSELLCYQARLRKAVDGEKSFRLICDKRWKKLRHLWYEANRSLNYESHLEKQNKTEDLERLCGEVGQAKYECNDLRAQIDAHIATKKNTLAKASTLEIQLQNARENNSVQTSRIARLESDLSEMKAEVMEAGAKVEEIQAKVDRKVAIYLKDVADARAELRGASDWESRSSEYARCTSRRETLKEIHAKGFDFLEEIEKAKVDEYDAMFPLFDAEDNEREVDGATVPEEKVE